A window of Aythya fuligula isolate bAytFul2 chromosome 12, bAytFul2.pri, whole genome shotgun sequence genomic DNA:
TAGGAATTCATCTCCTCCTGGAACTTCTCCACCGCCTCCTCCACCGCCTTGCTGAAGGTGGCGGCAGCGACGCGCTGGAAGATGGGGGCCAGCTGCCCGCGGAAATCAGCCCCCACCCTGCTGAAGGAGAGCCCGAAGTACATGCACTGCCCCAGCAGCGAGTCCAGGCGGCCGCCCACCCCTCGCTGCAGGTCGCgctccagcacctgcaggaaCTCCGAGACCTTCTGCAGCACCCAGCCGTGGAAGATGGCCCCCTCATTGAGGGCGGGCTGCTCGGGGGCCAGGAGCGGCTCCTCATCGGAGAAGATGGCACGATACTGGGTGACGATGTCGAAGAGGTGGACGCGGCACGCCTCGACCGTCTTGGTGAGGTGGAAGTAGGGGTCGTCCTCGGGGATGGAGGCCTGGATGGAGCGCAGCCAGGCGTCCCGCGCCTGCAGGAACTTGATGCGCAGCTCGGCCTCCGTGAAGACGTCCATGCGGCGCAGGTAGCCGATGACCCGCAGGCAGGCGGGCAGCGGGATGTTGGTGCGGAGCTGCTGGATGAGCTCGGTCAGCATCAGCTGCGTGGACTGGCGCACCTCGGCCACGAtgccctggggagggagagagtcACAGAGCTGTGGGGGTCGGAAGGGACCTCGGCAGATCATCGggtgcagcccccctgccaaagcaggatCCTCAGGGCAGGCTCAGAGGGAACTCAGCCACAGGGAGCGGGCGTACCTGGATGACGGGGATGCTGCTGTGCTTCTTCTCCAGCCGCCGCACGTAGGCGGCCAGCTCCAGCGCCTCCTCGTAGTAGCGGTTGCGGACGCAGGTGTCCATGAGCTGCGGGATCTCCAGGATCTCCAGGATCTCCGTGTGCCGGTTCAGGGTCAGGCTGTTCATCCGCCGGCTGCAGGCGATGGCCTCGGCGTCACGCACGAAATTCCTGCGGGGCCGGGACGGGGTCAGAGCGGGCTCAGAGCCCTGCCCAggcccccccccatccctcccccgacccccggtgccccccggtgcccccccggtgccTCACCGGCAGGCGTCCTGCAGGGCGGGCAGGCGGTCCAGCAGGCTGCCGAGGCGGCTCTCGATGCCGCCGAAGCCTCGGCCGGCGCGGCCGGTGCACTCGGCGGAGCGGATGAAGGCCCGGTAGTGCTCGAAGGCCAAGCGCCGCGTCTCCGCCCCGACCCGCGCCCGCTCCGCCGCCAGCCGCGCCGGCTCCCGGCCCAGCTCCGCCAGCCCCAGCGCCGCCAGCTCGGCCACGTAGGCGGACAGCTCGGCCcccccgggccccgccgccgccgggccgcgcagccaggccagcagccgagcctcctccgccgccgccgccgccgccatcgcTTCCTTCCCCGAGCGtcgcccgccgccgccggttCCGCTTCCGGCCCCGCCGGTTCCGCTTCCGGCTCGGCCCCGCGTGCGCCGCGCGGGGAGATGAGGCCGCTCACCGAGGCGGAGACACGGGCGGTGTTCGAGAAGCTCGGGAGATAGTGAGCGGGAACCGGAACCGGGACGGGGCTAACGGGACGAGGGGCACCGGGAACGGGacggggggcaccgggaccgggGAGGGCACCGGGACCAGGACCGGGGGTAACGGGACCGGGGGTAACGGGACCGGGGCGGGGTACCGGGACTGAGGGGTTCTACCGGGAATGAGGGGGTTACCGGGACGGGGACGGGTGCTGGGACCGGGAGGGTACCGGGAGCGGGGGGCGCACCGTGGGGAGTACCGGGACAGGAGGTActggggggggcaccgggatgGGGGTTACCGGAGGGGGTTGAGGCACTGGGACGGATGGGACACCGGGAgggggtaccggggggggggagcaccGGGGAGAACCGAGGGGGGGCTACCGGGATGGCACCGGGATGGGGAGGGGCACCGGGGGAGGGGAGGCACCAGGATGAGGCTTAccgggggaggggaggggggcactGGGACGGGGTTACTGGGGGGGAGGCACCGGGAGGGtaccggggggcaccggggttGGGGCACCGGGACCAGGGGAGGGCACTGGGATGGGGGCGAGGGCCTTGGGGGGGGGATCCTTGGGGGGCacaccgggaccgggaccgggtCTGGGCCGGTGTCCACGGACGCTGCCCGCCCCGCAGCATTGGCGAGAACAtccagctgctggtggagcGCCCCGACGGCACCTACTGCTTCCGCCTGCACCGCGACCGCGTCTACTACGTCAGGTGAGCCGGGGGCCGCGGCCAGGGGGGGGGTCCGTCCCGTCCCTGCCGCCTCGCCGCCCCCTCAGCCCCGCGTGTGTCCCTCTCCCTGCAGCGAGAAGCTGCTGAAGGGGGCGGCCAGCATCCCCCGGGGCAGCCTGGTGGCGCTGGGCACCTGCTTTGGTAAATTCACCAAGACGCAGAAGTTCCGGCTCAACGTCACGGCGCTGGATTTCCTCGCGCCCTACGCCAAGGTAGGGGCGCGCTCCCCTGGCCGGCTCggcccctcagcacccccccccGGTGCTCAGTGCGGTGCCTCTCTCGCAGTACAAGGTGTGGGTGAAGCCCGGCTCCGAGCAGTCCTTCCTCTACGGCAACCACGTGCTGAAGTCGGGCCTGGGCCGCATCACGGAGAACACGGCGCAGTACCAGGGCGTGGTGGTGTACTCCATGGCTGACGTCCCGCTGGTGAGCCCCGcgcctcctgctgccaggcacgggagccaggctgcagaaaccacccttttctctctcttttttccttccccagggGTTTGGGGTAGCCGCCAAGTCGACGCAGGACTGCCGGAAGGTGGACCCCATGGCGATCGTGGTGTTCCACCAGGCCGATGTGGGGGAGTACGTGCGGAGCGAGGACACGCTGACCTAGGGGAGCGCGGGCACTCGGGAGCCGGGAGCGTTTCTGGGCAGCACGGACTCGTCCTGCCCCCTGCGTGGCAGCAGCGTgtggcacagccaggagctCACCCCgggcaggaggtggctgctgtGCCCACGCGTGTGAGGAGGCACCAGAGCTGGTGCTGCGGTTGCATAAAGCCTGTTCCTTCCCCAAAGCATTGTCTCATGTCACTTCTCAGCCTTGATGCctgccccaagcagcacagcaccgCGGGAGGCTAAGGAGATGGAGCCAGAGCaggggcagccctgctgcaggttGATGCAGGTTGAGCTGTCATAAATTGATAGCTTTGTTACGGGAGGGATGAAGGAAgggggcaggcagctgcctgcagggcagggctcaCCCCCAGCTGGTACAGAGGGAGAGCAGCCAGTGCTCCCCCATTCCTCACCGTAGCAAACATGTTAGAAGCCTTTTTGTATTGGGTTTATCACCAAAAAAGGCAGGTTGAGGCACTGCCTGAAGGCTGGTAGACACAGAACAAACCGCTGTACAGATACCAAGGGTGTTTCgttcattttatttaagagGTGATTTGAGGTAAGGCTGGGTGAGCTctgcttcccccccccagcGCAGGATCCAGGctctctccctgctctgcccgCAGCAGGAGGGGCTGATGCAGCTCGGTGCCGGTGCTGCGGGCACTGTCAGCACCTGGGCTTGCTGGAGCCCTGCACGTTGAAGAGACGCTTCAAGAAGTAAAGCTGCAGCACCCCCGAGAGGACGATGACGCAGCTCTGCGCCATCGACCAGCAGTTGACGTAGTGGTAGTTGGACTCGAGCAGGAAGGAGTCGGCCCCTTTCCTCATCCGGGCGAAGTTGTAGAAGCGCCACATGTGGAAGATGTGGAGCTGCAGCTTGCGAATGCTGACCTGCAGGCAGCGCAgcgggaggggagaggaggcgCTGCCGCAGGGGGCTCCCGTAACCAGCCCCCTCACTACCACCCAACCTGGATCCCAATGGCCAAAGCCGAGCACCGCTGGGATCCTCCACTCccaggcagcctggctgtgctATTTCCAGCCTGTTTGGGGTCTGCCTGCCACGTGCTGCTTCACAGCACTCTGTGCTGGCAGTGGCACTTACCCCGATGGCCTCCAAGGTGTCGTTCAGCTGCCTCCTCTCTTCTGGCTGCTCCCTCTCCTCGTTGAAGCTGTCGTAGTAGACCCCAAAGTTGAGGTACACCTGCATGAAGCCGAAGTGGTTGTGCTGGTTGTCCAGGCACAGCTGGTAGAAACCTGCAGGGAGAAGCGGGGGGTTTTGTTCCCTGGGTGGAAAGAACTGCAGCTGCTTCAAGCCAACGCTGCAGGGAGGGTGCTTGGGGAGCTCACAGCCCCCagaccacaggcagcagccccctgcccctctgtCAGCCCTGGGGGGGACCAGAGCAGTGGGGACCTGTCTCCCTGGTGGGGAAGTTGATCTGTCCTCGTGCGTCCTGGGAAGCGCCGATCTGGAAGCCGTTGGGGTCGCTCGCTGTGGCCAGGATGATCCTGCTGTTGGCGAAGCCTGTTGCCCGCTGGACCTGCAGGCAGGGGATAGCAAACAGTGCCCTGCCCCGTGGGGATCCCGTCCTCACCCCACAGGGCGCTGCCTAAGGGTGTTTGTGTGCCCAGAGAAGCAGGGAGTGGagtgagcagggcaggagcccagcagggccATCGCTGGGGAAATGAGGGTGCCGGCTGTGCCCCAAGGCAAGGAACAAAAATGCCTGTGTGAGCTGCCAGCTACACAAAATGAcgagaaaaacaaaagccaaagaCGTGGCACTGGGAAATTTAACCCTAGGGTTGCTGTGGGTCCCAGGTGTTTGCCAGCAAGGCTCCACGCGCACCATCAGCcccacagagcagctcctggcgcagctcctgctgcccacagccactgGTGCCAGCGCTCTGGGCTGGGCGAGCACACGTTtggggacagagctgggctCGTGCTGAGTCCCTGCCTGGCACAGGGTGCTGGCTCTGCCCCGCTCCCCTTCAGCCAGGGCAGTGTAAACAGGAGATAAAAGGGCTGGAGTTTCCATCGTGGGAAGGAGACCAAGCACAGGGCAAGGAGATATGGCTGTGCGGGGACCTTCAGCACTCCGAGGAAAGCCGAGGTCTCCTGCAAGGGCAGTGCTCCCGAAGAGCCAGCTGCTCGTAAACCTGAGCTCCCTCGGGGTACGCAGGCACCACAGCTGGAGCACTCAGCACCTGCTTGCTCTGCACCTACTTAGGGTTTGGAGCAGgtatttgagggaaaaaaaaattgacaatGAGAACAGAGCTGCctcaaaaaaaagaagtctgagtCCGTAAGAGCAGCCATTCCCCACGCAGGACAAACCACCCCCCTGCCCTGAGGCCAGTACATCTGGAGCTCAGCCGGCACGTGGCCATCACCCTGTGAGGTAAGGTCCctgtcctccctcccttcctccctggtgccagcctggctgcaggagcgGGCAGGGGGAGAAGTGCCCTCCACAGGACccgccagctgctgctggctgtggaggGGCTGTGGGACTGACCCGGCACCCCGTTCCCGACCCCGTTAGCAGTCTTACAGCCTCACAGAGCCCATCCCGCAGCTCTCACCTCGTAGCTGAAGAAGAAGTTGCCGCTCTGGTGTGCAAACTGCCAGAAGCACTCGGAGGTGCCGGCGGGGACGATGACGGCGAAGTCGTAGCGATCCGCACCACGGAACAGGGGCTCGTCGCTGGAGCCGCTCAGGGGCTCGGTCCTGGGGCACCCGGcagggcccagcagcagcagcaggagagccagcagcagcagcatgctgcctgcagccggggcaggagcagggagcctgGGGGGTAATCATTAACGGCGCCTGCGCTGCCGCTCGCTCCCCGCTGtcacctggcagcagcacggagcaggCTCCGCTCCTCGAGGTGCTCCCCGTGCACGGCGGGGTCAGGCTGCTGCTTCCACGCCGGAGCTCACCCGGCTGAACCCTCCTGCTGAGGATGAGGGATGCTGCGAGGATGCACCACggtcaccagcagcagctcctggcacatGGCGCtgctcctcctgtccccagccagcctCGCACCTCTTGCAGAGCCCCAGTCCTTGTGGGCGAGGTGCTTCAGCACAAACGATTCACTCCAAGGAGCACCCAGAGCCCTGCGCAGCTGAGCAGGGCACGCTGCTCCCCCACTGCTCTCCTCTGGCACTCCGGGTGTTTGCCTGGGGCAGGAGCCcagagcaggggaggggagaggacaTGGAGAAAATGCTCTGCCCCCGCCTTGTCTTCTTCCTCCTGGGCACGCTGGAAGCTCTTCCTCACACTGGCGATTCCTCACCCAGTGCTCAATTCCTCACCCAGTCCTCGTTTCTTCTCACCAAGCCTGGAGTGAGCCCTACAAGGATCTGCAGGAGCGGCAGGGCAGGGAAACGCACAGCCACCACCAGCTGACGGGGGAAGCTCGTGCCAGCAGCTGCCGAAGGGCAGGGACAAGCAGGTGTTTCCAAACAGAAACCtacccagcaccagccccaaaGGAACATGGCCACGAAGCCACCCGCAGCTCAGTCCGTGCTGATTTTGTATCTCTGCAGAGCCAACCTCGTAGCTGCCGCAGGTTCCATCTGCCACACTGGCACACGGCCACCATCCCTGTGGCACCTCACAAGTccgtgcagagctgctgggctttcaggcagcagagctgcccgCACCTCAGCTGGCAGTGCAGGAAAAAGCTCCAGCGCTACGAGAAAACAGCACAGGGTAATCAGAAGAATAACAAGAAGAGTGAGAAGCTTCCCCGGGCTTCCCCAACTCTTCTGGAGCTGCCGTTTCACTGAGGCTTCACCCGGAGCCAGCAGGGGTTGCTTTTAGGACacgcctgcccctctgcccttTGACTTCAAGGGAAGCTCAGCCCAGGTGATGCTTCATGTCCCTGCCTCACTTTGCACCCTCAGGGCATCTCTGTTCCACCCCACACAGCTGCTGGTGCTCCACTCGCAGGAAGCAGACTGGGAACCCCCCACTTCTGGGGCTGCGCACACCCAGGGCCCAGCGAGCAGCCGGTGCCCCAAACCGCCCCGCTCCCCTCGGGGCAGCACAAGCTCACACAGTGCGACTCCGGTACTCAACAGGAAAGGaactttattttacagaagacCATTCAGACCTGGACTCCAGCCCAGGGCCCTGACGGCAAGGAACAGCGCTCAGAGCTCACGTGCGTGCAGGAACCGCACACGGAGGATGTTACCAGGAAGGAGACACGCCGGTAAGAGAGGATCTAGGTCATTAAACACTGGCCtgttttacatggaaaaaatcaacatttaaaGTACTGTAAAAGATGTCGTTAACGCCTCAGGAAGCAGAGAGATTCTCGCTTGCAGACTAGACATTTACAAAGCAAAGAGCTGTGTGAGTAGAACAGTAACTCACCTTGCCTACAGCTCCCCAGCCCAGAAGctttggggctgtgctgcctctcCCACAAGGGAGAGACGAAAACAAAATTCCAACAGTTAGACAAATTACAACACTAATAGCCACTGATAAAATTCTCCTGTCACTTGACAGTATCTGAACAGAGAACTCCTTTCAGCAGCCCATCAGGCTGGTACTCATTCTGCAAAGGCTGCAGCTGTCAGGTGAAGGAAGTCCCGACACAGgccatgtcccagcacccacagTCAAGCTGTGCAGGTTCTACCAGCCGCAGAAGACCTAAACCTGCTACCTACAACTCAAGAAACAAGACTCTTCGGTTCTTGCCACACATGGTTCTATCTGCTGCAGCAGTCTCTGGTACCAAAAGCCAAAATCCCAAAGCTGCTGTGCATCAGGAAGAGCACTGCAGCCTCACTGCTGCTATTGCTCTGGTCAatct
This region includes:
- the TMED6 gene encoding transmembrane emp24 domain-containing protein 6 — protein: MLLLLALLLLLLGPAGCPRTEPLSGSSDEPLFRGADRYDFAVIVPAGTSECFWQFAHQSGNFFFSYEVQRATGFANSRIILATASDPNGFQIGASQDARGQINFPTRETGFYQLCLDNQHNHFGFMQVYLNFGVYYDSFNEEREQPEERRQLNDTLEAIGVSIRKLQLHIFHMWRFYNFARMRKGADSFLLESNYHYVNCWSMAQSCVIVLSGVLQLYFLKRLFNVQGSSKPRC
- the NIP7 gene encoding 60S ribosome subunit biogenesis protein NIP7 homolog; the protein is MRPLTEAETRAVFEKLGRYIGENIQLLVERPDGTYCFRLHRDRVYYVSEKLLKGAASIPRGSLVALGTCFGKFTKTQKFRLNVTALDFLAPYAKYKVWVKPGSEQSFLYGNHVLKSGLGRITENTAQYQGVVVYSMADVPLGFGVAAKSTQDCRKVDPMAIVVFHQADVGEYVRSEDTLT
- the COG8 gene encoding conserved oligomeric Golgi complex subunit 8, whose protein sequence is MAAAAAAEEARLLAWLRGPAAAGPGGAELSAYVAELAALGLAELGREPARLAAERARVGAETRRLAFEHYRAFIRSAECTGRAGRGFGGIESRLGSLLDRLPALQDACRNFVRDAEAIACSRRMNSLTLNRHTEILEILEIPQLMDTCVRNRYYEEALELAAYVRRLEKKHSSIPVIQGIVAEVRQSTQLMLTELIQQLRTNIPLPACLRVIGYLRRMDVFTEAELRIKFLQARDAWLRSIQASIPEDDPYFHLTKTVEACRVHLFDIVTQYRAIFSDEEPLLAPEQPALNEGAIFHGWVLQKVSEFLQVLERDLQRGVGGRLDSLLGQCMYFGLSFSRVGADFRGQLAPIFQRVAAATFSKAVEEAVEKFQEEMNSYTLISAPAVLGSAAAVPVPTAQPGTLQPPMVLLDFPPLACFLNSLLVAFNDLRLCCPIALAQDVASCLQDALGKVTKLILAFHRAEEAAFSGREQELFVQFCTAFLEDLLPYLNRCLQLLFPPAQIAQALGIPPAQLQRFGRLGCVDVAAIRELLAPVLPAREAEPLPGEEEPVLQSPVPAAAPCPPQEEEKEKKEEEEEEEEEEGAVPGEPPAAQGQEDPADPVVGALPLDAPPAVS